In Dama dama isolate Ldn47 chromosome X, ASM3311817v1, whole genome shotgun sequence, one genomic interval encodes:
- the LOC133052228 gene encoding olfactory receptor 13H1 produces MDNVTAVFKFLLIGISNYPEWRVTFFTLVLITYLSTLLGNGLIIFLIYIDPHLHTPMYFFLSNLSFLDLCYGTVSMPQALVHCFSAHPYLSYPRCLTQISVSLALGTAECLLLAVMAYDRVVAVGNPLRYSVVMNGSACVWLAATTWGASLVLTAMLILSLRLHFCGANVINHFVCEILSLLKLACSDTSLNELLILITGIFTLLLPFGFVLLSYVRIATAVLRIRSAQGRLKAFSTCASHLTVVVIFYGAAISMYMKPQSKSSSDQDKFISVLYGALTPMLNPLIYSLRNKDVKGAMRKVMAKKT; encoded by the coding sequence ATGGATAATGTTACAGCAGTATTCAAGTTTCTCCTTATTGGAATATCTAACTATCCTGAGTGGAGAGTCACATTTTTCACGCTGGTGCTGATCACTTACCTCAGCACATTATTGGGGAATGGACTTATCATCTTTCTTATCTACATTGACCCTCACCTCCACACTCCAATGTATTTCTTCCTTAGTAACCTGTCTTTCTTAGACCTTTGCTATGGAACAGTCTCCATGCCCCAGGCTTTGGTGCATTGCTTCTCTGCTCATCCTTACCTTTCTTACCCACGATGTTTGACCCAAATAAGTGTCTCCTTGGCCTTGGGCACAGCAGAGTGCCTCCTACTGGCTGTCATGGCCTATGATCGTGTGGTTGCTGTCGGCAATCCCCTGCGCTATTCCGTGGTCATGAATGGTTCAGCGTGTGTCTGGCTGGCTGCTACCACATGGGGGGCATCCCTTGTGCTCACTGCCATGCTCATCTTATCCCTGAGGCTTCACTTCTGTGGGGCGAATGTCATCAACCATTTCGTCTGTGAGATTCTCTCCCTTCTTAAGCTGGCCTGTTCTGATACCAGCCTCAATGAGCTTCTGATCCTCATCACAGGCATTTTTACCCTTCTCCTACCCTTTGGGTTTGTTCTCCTCTCCTATGTCCGAATTGCCACTGCTGTCCTAAGGATTCGCTCAGCCCAGGGTAGGCTCAAGGCCTTTTCTACCTGTGCTTCTCATTTGACTGTGGTGGTAATCTTCTATGGGGCAGCCATTTCCATGTATATGAAACCACAGTCCAAGTCATCCTCAGATCAAGACAAATTTATCTCAGTGCTTTATGGGGCTCTGacacccatgctgaaccccctAATATATAGCCTAAGGAATAAGGATGTTAAAGGGGCAATGAGGAAAGTTATGGCAAAAAAGACATAA